The region CTACGACGATGATCTGGGTCTGGAGTTTGCCACGGCGCTATTTGATGGCTTGCTCCAGTGTAATAATCGCTGTCCCTTCTGCTTTATCGATCAGCAACCACCTGGCAAGCGCGACAGCCTTTACCTGAAAGACGATGACTACCGCTTGAGCTTCCTCTACGGCAGTTACCTGACTCTGACAAATTTGACCCAGCGCGAGTGGACTCGGATTGAGCAAATGCGATTGTCGCCACTTTATGTTTCTGTTCACGCTACCGAACCAGATATTCGCACTCGTTTACTCAAAAACCCCCGTGCTGGGCAACTGCTGAATCACCTGCAATGGTTTCAGGAGCGGCAACTGCAAATCCATGCCCAGGTCGTTGTTTGTCCTGGGATTAACGATGGTGAGCATTTAATCCGAACGCTGATGGATTTATCGCAGTTTCATCGGGCAGATATTCCTGCTGTCGCTTCCGTTGCGGTCGTGCCCGTGGGCTTGACGCGGTTTCGCCCAACGGAGGATGAGCTAGTGCCGGTAACACGGGAAAAAGCGCAGGAAGTGATTGCTCAAGTGCAGACCCTTCAGGCAAAATTTCGGCAGCAGTTTGGCTCTACCCTGGCTTGGTTAGCCGATGAGTGGTTTTTGATTGCAGGGCAAGACTTACCACCCGACTCCCACTATGAAGACTATCCCCAAATTGGCAATGGGGTTGGCTCTATCCGCCAATTCCTGAAAGAATTTCAGAAGGCGGCGAAAAAGCTACCGAAGAAATTGGCAGTTCCGCGCCGCTATACTTGGATTGTTGGCAATGCAGTTGAACAGGCATTTCAACCTATTTTGCAGCGGTTAAACCAGGTGCAGGGGTTGACAGTGGAGATGGTTGCGATCGCCAGTCAATATTGGGGACAGGAAATTTCTGTCACAGGCTTAATCACTGGACAGGATATTCTCCAGGCATTGCAAGGAAAGGACGTAGGTGATGCCATTCTGATTCCATCAGTGATGCTCAAACACGATGCCCCCACCTTTCTCGACGATATGACTACAAGGGATCTGGCAGCTAAATTGAACGCGATCGTTTTACCTGTAGACGGGATTGACGCACTAATCCAGCTAATCCGTAGTCAGGCGAAGTAAGGCAAAACTACCCCCACGTATGCAGCCTCTTGGTTTATCCTGAAGATGGGATTACTTTGCAGAACTTTACACTTTTTTCTGTGACAAGGCTCTTATGAGATGCATCATCAATCGCCGCGCTCAGTTTTCTGCCAGTCATCGCTACTGGTTACCAGAACTGACTGAAGCTGAAAATATTGCGCGATTTGGTGCCTGCACCCGTGCTCCTGGACATGGTCATAACTATGTTCTGTATGTGTCGATGTTGGGAGATTTGGATGAATACGGCATGGTGCTCAACCTGTCTGACGTGAAGCGCGTCATCAAGCAGGAAGTCACAAGCCAACTCGATTTCTCCTATCTCAACGACGTGTGGGAAGAATTTCAGCACACCCTCCCCACCACCGAGGCGATCGCTCGTGCTATCTGGAACCGTTTGGCTCCGCACCTGCCGCTCACCCGCATTCAGCTTTTTGAACATCCCGAACTCTGGGCAGACTACTACGGAAACAATATGGAAGCTTACCTCACTATCAGTACCCATTTCAGCGCTGCCCATCGGCTCGCCCGGCCTGACCTGAGCTACGAAGAAAACTGTGAAATCTATGGCAAGTGCGCCCGTCCTAACGGTCACGGGCACAACTATCACCTGGAAGTGACAATTAAAGGTGAAATCGATTCACGCACGGGTATGGTCGCTGACCTGGTTGCGTTCCAAAGAATAGTTGATGACTTGGTTGTAGAGCCGTTTGACCACACCTTTTTGAACAAAGACATCGCTTACTTTGTGGACGTTGTGCCCACTGCAGAAAATATCGCGATTCACATTCGGGATCTGCTGCAAGCACCGATTCAACAAATTGGTGCCCAGTTATATAAGGTGAAGTTGATTGAAAGTCCTAACAATTCCTGCGAAGTGTATTGTGAGACGCCTCAAGAAGCGATCGCTCTCTCAACCCAGCGTGAATTGGCCCTGGCAGAAGCATAGATAAGAGGAGTGTCAGAAGGTGAAGCAGCTAAGGGTGTGGAAGAGTCTGTGAGTGAGTAAGTGAAAAATTTCATCTCAACCCTTGTGTGTTTTGGGAAGCTGCCTTAGACTTGGGTGCTGATTAGGCATTCGTGCCTGTGAGTGTCCCAGTTTCTTCGTTAACTCGTGAACATCCGCCGACTCCTCCCCTTTTTCGACACCACTGCCCAAGATTGGGCAATGGAAGCTAGAATCCTACGCTGGCTTACGTTTGTCTGGTTGTTCATTGGCTTAGCGATGGTTTTTTCGGCCTCCTACGTGATTGCAGATGCAGATCACGGTGATGGTTTGTACTACTTCAAGCTACAAATTTTCTGGGTTCTGGTGGGGCTAATCGGTTTCAACCTACTGGTACATAGCCCTATTCGGTTTATTTTGGGTTTTGCCGATTGGATTCTGCTTGGCATTCTTGCCATGATCCTTGTGACGTTGATTCCGGGGGTCGGCATTTTAGTCAATGGCTCCTCACGATGGCTGTTTATTGGACCGATTCCGCTGCAACCCTCTGAACTGATCAAGCCATTTCTAGTACTCCAAAGTGCTCGCATTTTTGCTCAGTGGGATCGGTTACGTTGGGCGACGCGCTTTACTTGGTTGGGCGTATTTGGTCTTGTAGTTGCTAGCATTTTGCTGCAACCTAATTTAAGTACAGCAGCACTTTGCGGCATTATGCTATGGCTGATTGCATTAAGTGCTGGGCTGCCTTATGCCCAATTGGGGGCAACAGCATTAGCAGGGTTTCTGGTGGCAGCACTTAGTGTTAGCTTGCGGTCTTATCAACTTAAGCGCATTTTGTCTTTTCTTAATGCCTGGGCAGATCCTCATGGTAATGGGTATCAGTTGATTCAGAGTTTGTTGGCGGTAGCATCGGGTGGATGGTTGGGAACAGGCTTTGGGCTATCTCAACAAAAGCTGTTTTATCTGCCAATTCAGTACACAGACTTTATTTTTGCTGTGTATGCTGAGGAGTTTGGGTTTGTGGGCTGTTTAGTGCTGCTGTTGCTGTTAGCGGTGTATGCCACGCTGGCATTGAGAGTTGCGTTAAGGGCGCGAAATTCAGTTCATCGGTTGGTGGCGATCGGGATCATGGTGCTGTTGATTGGGCAATCGTTGCTGAATATCGGGGTCGCTACTGGAGTTTTACCCACAACAGGTTTACCATTTCCGTTCATGAGCTATGGCGGCAGCTCCATGATTTCGAGTTTACTTTCGGCTGGATTGTTGATTCGTGTGGCGCGGGAAAGCAGCGAGGCGAAAGTTGTGCAATTGGACGATCGCCGGAGAACCAGTGCCATAATGCCCAATTTGCGGCGATCGTCCAATCAAAGCCGTTCATTTCCCCGTCGTGCCACCTAAGCTGATTAAGATAGAGAAAATGACTGTGTGCGATCGTGCCTCTATCTGGAATGTTTGACACTCTACAAACTCAGTTTTATCAACTCGCCCAATTTGCGAATCACCTGGTTTCAATCCAGTTGAGCCATTTGACCCCAATCAGCATTGGGATCATTTTCCTCGCAGGACTACTCACCAGCCTGACGCCCTGTATGCTTTCTATGCTGCCCATCACAATTGGCTATATTGGCGGCTATGAAACGAAGACCCGCCTGCAAGCGGCGATTCAATCCACCTGGTTTGCTTTAGGTTTGGCAACCACCCTGGCAGCATTGGGCATCTTAGCTGCAGTCGTGGGAAAAATTTATGGGCAAATTGGCATTGGTTTGCCGGTTATTGTCAGTCTGATTGCTATTCTTATGGGGCTAAACTTGCTGGAAGCACTGCCAATTCGGCTTCCCTCCTATGGTGGGTTGGATTGGATTTCTAAAGAATTGCCAGAGGGCACGAGATCCTACTTACTGGGCTTAACTTTTGGCTTAGTAGCATCGCCTTGCAGCACTCCGGTACTGGCGACTTTGCTGGCATGGATTTCTGCAACTCAAGATCCTGTTTTGGGTGGTGCATTGCTCTTGTTGTACACCGCTGGATATGTGGTACCGCTGATTCTGGCAGGCACTTTCACTGCATTGATCAAAAAAATGCTGGAAGTTCGCCGCTGGTCAGGATGGATTACACCAGCAAGTGGGGTGCTACTGATTGGATTTGGGTTGTTCTCGTTGCTGTCAAGAGTTGGTAGTTTTTGAGCAGGGGAAAGCAACAAAGCATGACGGCAAACCGTGAATTGGATTCAAAGTTAGTTAAGCTTGGCAGAATGCCTCAAGTCTTTTTCAAGCGGGAAGTGATTCCCTTTCTGGCAGATTTGCGTCTGGCGATTGCGTTGCTGCTCGTCATAGCTGTGTTTAGCATCTCCGGTACGGTCATTGAGCAGGGGCAGTCTTTGGCGTTTTATCAGGCAAATTATCCAGAAAGTCCAGCGCTATTTGGGTTTCTCACCTGGAAAGTATTGCTGACTTTGGGGCTAGATCACGTGTATCGCACTTGGTGGTTTTTGGCGCTTCTCATCTTGTTTGGTTCTAGCCTGACAGCTTGTACCTTCAAACGGCAACTTCCAGCATTGCGGTGGTTCTCTCGTACCTGGAACTTTTATACTCAACCCCGTCAGTTCCAAAAATTTGCCCTCAGTGCCGAATTTGATCGCAGCTCAATTGAGCAACTGATTCCATTGTTGCAACAACGACGTTACCGTGTGTTTCAGCAGGGAGATTCACTCTATGCCCACAAAGGAATTATTGGGCGTGTCGGGCCAATTATTGTGCATGTTGGCATCCTGGTTATTCTATTGGGCGGAATTGCTGGAGCGATGACGGGCTTCATGGCACAAGAAATGATCCCTAGTGGGCAAACCTTTCAAATCAAAAATATTACGGACGCTGGTCCGTTTGCTGCACCACAAATTCCTAAAGATTGGTCAGTGAAGGTCAACCGCTTCTGGATTGACTATCTCCCAGATGGCAATATTGACCAGTTTTATTCCGATATGTCGGTGCTGGATAAGGATGGCAAGGAAGTCAAACGCAAAACGATTCATGTAAATGAGCCGCTGCGTTATCGAGGTGTGACATTGTATCAGGCGAACTGGGCGATCGCGGGTATTCAAGTACGACTCAATAACAGTCCTATCTTTCAATTGCCGATGGCGGAACTGGATACAGGTGGAAAAGGACAACTTTGGGGCACCTGGATGCCCACTAAGCCCGATCTGAGTGATGGCGTTTCGCTGGTTGCCAAAGATTTACAGGGTATGGTGCTGGTGTATGACATGACTGGCAAACTGGTTTCTACCGTCCGTGCTGGCATGTCTACAGAAGTCAATGGTATTACTCTGAAAGTGTTGGATTTAATCGGCAGTACAGGCTTACAGATTAAATCTGATCCGGGGATTCCTATTGTGTATGGGGGCTTCGCCTTGCTGATGCTGGGTGTGCTCATGAGTTATGTGTCTCATTCTCAAATCTGGGCATTGCAACAGGATGGAAACTGCTACATTGGTGGTAAAACAAACCGTGCCCAAGTGACATTTGAGCAAGAGATGCTTAGCTTATTCGACCAATTAGACCAGCAAAGGGCAAAAGAAGCTGCGATCGCGGTATAGATTTTGTCCAATCAGCATCCTAAAAATTTTGGCAGAGTTATCTTTCAAGTAAGCACAATACAATCCGATCTTGTAGCCTTAACTAATCTGCCAATGCCATGACAGACCTTCACTCGTCTGCCCCAACTGATTTTGAAAGTCTCCCACGGGAGATTCGGGTTGCTCAGGTACGTTGCATGGTTGAGGCACTGAGAATTGCTGATGAAATTGCTGAAAAGGGCTATTTAATCACCAGCGCCGAGCTAGCCGACTTGATGGACATCAACGCCAGCGCCGTAACGAGTCGAGGAGATCATTGGGTTTGGCGAAACTGGGTTGTTTCCAGAGTCAGGCGAGAAGGCAACCAAATCCTTTGGCAATTAGAGCGTGTGGACTGAAAAGCCCATCCCAGCCAAATATTTTCATGTTCAACCCAATTCCCTGGGGCGCATAAGGATAATGCTTCCCAGAGCATTGCTACGAATCGTCAAACTCCGTTCTTAAAGTTCTGAGGGCCCTTATAGCCTGAAATTCTTGCCAACTCAGTCAAGCTTTGAGTTCCAGGATAAAACCTGCCATTAATTTCCCAGGTTGGGAAACCAAACGCCTGTCCTGTTTGCTGTTGAGCTTTGGGTGCAATCTGCTCACACAAGGCTGTTTGAGAATTTTTCCCATCGGCAGCACACTCGATATAAGGGTAAATCTGAGCAGCTTCTTTGCCGAATAGCTCTTTTTGGTCGTGGCAATGGGGACACCAGTAAGCTCCATACATCTTTGCCCCAATTTGTTTCAGATGTTTGGCTAACTCAATTTCAGCAGTACCTGACGTATTCGCAACTAGAATACCTGTGTTACCATTTGCCACTTGTTGATTGGCAGCACTATTGACCGGGGCATAAATTGCTAAGGTGCCAACTAGTGTAATCACAGCGACGATCGCACCCGTGAATAGCAATTGACCCACATCATCCCAATCGCGCCCAATCAACGTTAGCACCAGCATGGAAACTGCGAAGATCGCCGAAGCAATGCAGTAATAGCAGATGCCACCTGCTCCGAACTTAGAGACAAACTGGGAAAACATAACGTACATCAGGTAGCCGCTAAAAATAGTCATTGCTGTTGCACCAAAGAACAGCAGCCACCAGGTTGTTTTTTCCAGGCTTGTACGAAGTGGGCGATTTTTATCAGCATTGATCAGCAGTGGGCCCAGTGCAAATACTGCCATTGCTAGGTATGCCAGCAAACCGAACAACGAGAGCGGTAAGCCAAAAACTGTCGCGTAAGGACTTTCCAACACTCGTTCACAACCACTAGTGGGACACACAGCAGCCGTTTGTGTCAGCTTGTTAATAGTCAGATAGGCAGTGTTAGCAGCCCCCAATACTGCGATCGCCCCCATGATTGGACGTGCCCAACGGTGAATCCATGGGACATTGCGACGACGACTGACAAGACTAGACATACAACAATCCCTTACACACAACAGGATCTTCTCAGATTGAGGAAATCATGTTCCATTGTGCCCCATCTAATCCAAGGATTGCAGATCTTCGGATTGGGATTTTGACAAATCTTACTTCTCTATCAGTAAACCCAGTTTTGCCTGCACCGCTGGCTCAAAACTTGCGAGAACCTTTGTAATTCGACGCTTCTGCTAATTCTTCAAACGACTGTACACCAGGATAAAATTTGCCATTAATTTCCCAGGTTGGATAACCCTTGATTTTTGCAGTCTGGCACAGATTCGGTCTCGGATTCTTACCACGGGGATCGCATTCCACATAGTCAATATCCCGAAACGCTGCACCAAACATTTCTATCTGCCGAGTGCAATAGGGACACCAGTAGGCACCGTACATTCTTGCGCCAATTTTCTTGAGATGATCTGCCAAGGCGGCAATTGAACTGCCATCTGCCACTTTCAGCGTGATGGCAGTAGATTTTGCAGGATGATTGGTCTGTTTAGCCTGTGATGCTCTGGCGGAAGGGCTGAAATTTATGCTTGTCAGCGCGATCGCCCCAATTACCAGAAACGGAACTTGCCAAACCCTCTGGATCAATCGGCTCATTATGTTGGATTTCTGTGACATTAAGAAGAAAGACTAACAGATGACTTGGACTGTAACTCGGTTTTAGCAGCAACACTACGGCGAGCTGCTTCAACAAATCGGCTCACCCGAATTGGGTCAATCGGCTGATCCCGACGCCCATGTCGCTTCAGTGAACTACACGTGATTACCCCATCTACTGCCTGCATCAAAGTTGAGATATTTTCCCAATTTGCACCGCTGCCGATGAAAACTGGAGTTCCGTCAGCCGCTGCTTTTGCCAATTCTAAATCTTCCAAACTGGGAGGGCTACCCGTTGCCCAACCTGACAAAATTATCGCGTCCGCTAATCCACGCTCAATCGTGTCTTGTACGGCAACGGTTAAATTAGGCGCGCTGAGGGGGCGAGCATGTTTCACCAACACATCTGCAAAAATCTTGACATCACTGCCTAGTTCTCGGCGGTAGCGCAAAAGCTCATGGGCACGCCCTTCGATCAATCCTTGATCTGTTGCCATTACACCAGTTAAGACATTAACTCGGATAAATTGTGCCTGGGTGCAGGTGGCGATCGCCAGAGCACTATGAGCATCGTTTCGCAAAACATTGATCCCAATCGGCAAGGTGACCATATTCATCAACCGGTGGACGATCAAACTCATCGCACTCACAACTGCTGGATTCACCTGATCTTTAGCAAACGGTGCATCAAAGAAATTTTCGACGATGATCCCATCCACGCCACCTGAAGCAAGCGCTACCGCCTCTTGCTCAGCACGATCAATAACGGCCCTTAAGTTACCACCCCAACGAGGGGATGTCGGCAGAGGTAGCAGGTGTACAACGCCAATCACTGGGTTTGGGGTCTTAAAAATCTGGATTAAGTCCACGTGTCTCTCAAGCCGGACTCATCTGCTAAATGTGCAACAGTTCAAATCATAGCGTCATTAGGGTATCCGGAGTCTCATCAATTCAATCGCCATTTTTTCTTCCTGGATCAAAACCTTTTTGTAAAATATCGTAATAATCTGGATTATGCGCTACTATAGTCAAAGACAGTATCTGGGCGATTGCATTAGGCAGCAGTCATAGCAGGTTTCTGCTACTGGGTTTAAGGAGCGGGGATGAATCCGTCGCACTCGTGATCGCTACAGCTTGACGAAGACAGTCCTTTAGCGAGTGACATATTAGGGATACATGGGCAATAAGCCAACCATTGCCATCTCTCATCTTGGATGCGAGAAGAATCGGATTGACACAGAGCATATGCTGGGCTTGCTAGCAGAGGCAGGTTACGGAGTTGATGCAAACGAAGAGCTTGCTGATTATGTAATTGTTAATACCTGTAGTTTTATTCAGGCTGCACGTGAGGAGTCCGTTCGCACTTTGGTTGAACTGGCAGAAAATAACAAGAAAATCGTGATCACAGGCTGCATGGCGCAGCATTTTCAGGATGAGTTGTTGCAAGAAATTCCGGAGGCGGTAGCTTTAGTCGGCACAGGTGACTATCACAAGATAGTGAATGTGATTGAGCGAGCCGAAGCAGGAGAGCGGGTAAAGGAGGTTTCTCCAGAACCTGTGTATATTGCGGATGAAACTACCCCCCGGTATCGCACGACTACTGAAGGGGTTGCCTACTTGCGAATCGCCGAAGGCTGTGACTATCACTGTGCTTTTTGCATCATTCCGCATCTGCGCGGCAAGCAGCGATCGCGCAGGATTGAGTCTATCGTGAGAGAAGCGGAGCAGTTAGCGGCTGAGGGTGTTCAAGAAATTATCCTGATCTCTCAGATCACGACCAACTATGGGATTGATATTTATGGCAAACCGCAGCTTGCAAAACTTCTGCGTGCTCTGGGTAAAGTCGATGTTCCGTGGATTCGCATGCATTATGCCTATCCCACTGGATTAACCCCAGATGTGATCTCGGCTATTCGCGAAACTCCCAATGTTCTGCCTTATTTGGATTTGCCTCTACAGCACTCCCACCCGGAAGTATTGCGGGCAATGAACCGTCCTTGGCAGGGGCAGGTCAACGATCGCATTATTGAACGGTTGAAGGAAGCCATTCCTGATGCAGTGCTGCGAACCACCTTCATTGTGGGATTTCCAGGCGAAACAGAGGAACAGTTTGAGCATCTACTTCAGTTTGTGCAGCGGCATGAGTTTGATCATGTGGGTGTGTTTACCTTCTCACCAGAAGAAGGAACCCCAGCCTACACCTTACCCAATCAGGTATCTGACGTTGTGATGGAGGCTCGCAGAGATGCGTTGATGCAAGTGCAACAACCAATTTCCTTCAATCAGAATCGCAAAGAAATTGGCAGGGTTGTCAATGTGTTGATTGAGCAAGAAAACCCTGCGACAGGTGAATTGATTGGTCGTTCTGCTCGCTTTTCCCCTGATGTTGATGGACTCGTGTATGTCTCTGGCGAAGCCCGGTTAGGGTCGATGGTTTCCGTTGTGATTGATGATGCTGATGTTTATGACCTGTATGGACACGTTGCTACCATGACAGACTTGTTAGAGGGTCAACTCATGTCTGTGCCATAAGTAACCAACTGTGATCGCTGGCTGCTGTAATCAGGTCTTTTTCTGATTCGTAAATTTTTGAGTGCTTTTCACTCCCGTTCTATTTAAGGAGATTCAATGACTCTTTCGTTTCATAGTCTTGGACTTTCGGAAGCTCGCAGTCGTTACTTGGAAGAGATGGGCTTCACGACTCCAACCCCAATTCAGGCACAGGCGATCCCGCATTTACTATCGGGACGCGATGTGGTTGGACAGGCGCAAACGGGGACTGGTAAAACTGCTGCTTTCTCGTTGCCTATTATGGAGCGGATCGATGTTAAGTCGTCTGCTGTCCAAGCCCTGATTTTGACTCCCACTCGCGAGTTGGCATTGCAGGTATGTCAGGCAATTCGCAGCTTTAACGACGATCGCCGTTTCCGTGTTGTCACGATTTATGGTGGGCAGGCAATTGAACCACAAATTTCTCGGCTTCAGCGGGGTGCTCAGGTGGTAGTAGGCACACCAGGTCGAGTTCTGGATTTGCTCAACCGAGGTGACCTGAAGCTGGATCAGGTCAACTGGCTGGTGCTGGATGAAGCGGATGAAATGCTGAATATGGGTTTCATTCAAGATGTGGAAAAAATCCTCAATCAGGCACCTACAGAGCGCCAGACGGCCTTTTTCTCCGCCACGATGGATCCATCTATTCGGAAGTTAGTTACGAAGTTTTTGCGATCGCCTGTGACGATTACCATCGAGCAGCCCAAAGCTGCACCCACCCGAATTAATCAGGTTGCTTATCTGGTACCCCGTGGCTGGACGAAAGCCCGTGCTTTACTGCCTATCCTAGAGTTGGAAGATCCTGAATCTGCGATCATTTTTGTGCGGACTCGCAAATCGGCTGCTGAATTGACGAGTCAATTGCAAGCGGCTGGTCATAGTGTGGATGAATACCATGGTGATTTGAGCCAGACTCAACGCGAGCGTTTGTTGCTTCGATTCCGTCAGCGTCAGGTTCGTTGGGTCGTGGCAACTGATATTGCTGCCCGAGGCATTCACGTTGATGACCTGACTCACGTAATTAACTATGATCTGCCCGATAGTGTGGAAAATTATGTGCATCGCATTGGGCGAACCGGTCGTGCTGGGAAAGAGGGAACCGCCATTTCAATCATCCATTCTCTGGATCGACGCAAACTGAAGGATATTGAGAATCACATTCGGCAGCGACTGGAGATTGTGTCTATTCCCACTCGTGCTCAGATCGAAGCTCGCCAGATTGATAAACTGCAGGCATCTTTGCGAGAAGCACTGGCGGGTGAACGAATGGCCTCTTTCTTGCCGATTGTGGCGCAACTCTCGGAAGAATACGAACCACACGCGATCGCAGCAGCAGCATTGCAGATGGCATATGATCAAACCCGTCCTGCCTGGTTGCGTGCTGCTCAAGAATCAGGTGAGCAGTGGGAAGATCCTGCGCCTCAAACCAACTCCTTTACTCAAACCAACTCCTCTAACTCCTTAAGAGGCAATCGCTCTGGTGCCAAGCCGAAGCCAATTAAGCGGAGCAAGCCCATATCAGTTGGCGATCGCCAGGCAGCCGTGACTTCTACCAAGCCCTCAAATGGGGAAGCATCTCCTGCGAAAGAGCGGTAGGTGTGAGTTGATTTCTAACTAATAGCACTGACTATTAGCATGTGATGGCACCTTTTGACAGGTGCCTTTCTGTTAGGGATGACTAGGAATCAAACCAAATCCTGGCTTTCCAGAGCCAAGATTAAACCTCGATTGGTTGGTCGCTATTGCACTCCGATGTATCAGCGACGAGATGCTGAATCTGTTTATTGGGAGTATTGGGAGTCTGTGTTGCCAGAAGCCCAGCGGAGGTATTTCACTGAATCCAGTTAAACTTTTGTGCGATCAGTCAAAATCTCGTAGCCAGTTTCCGTGACTAAAACGGTGTGCTCAAACTGGGCAGAAAGCGAATTATCTACGGTGACCGCTGTCCAGCGATCGCTCAAAATTCGAGTCACCTTCGATCCCGCATTCACAATTGGTTCGATCGCTAAAGTCATGCCAGCTCGTAATCGAACGTTTGGCATTGAATGGGTGCGGAAGTTGAATACAGATGGTTCCTCGTGCAAGTTGCGCCCGACTCCATGCCCTGTAAAGTCTTCAACAACGCTGAATCC is a window of Leptolyngbyaceae cyanobacterium JSC-12 DNA encoding:
- a CDS encoding membrane complex biogenesis protein, BtpA family (IMG reference gene:2510096478~PFAM: BtpA family~TIGRFAM: membrane complex biogenesis protein, BtpA family); this encodes MDLIQIFKTPNPVIGVVHLLPLPTSPRWGGNLRAVIDRAEQEAVALASGGVDGIIVENFFDAPFAKDQVNPAVVSAMSLIVHRLMNMVTLPIGINVLRNDAHSALAIATCTQAQFIRVNVLTGVMATDQGLIEGRAHELLRYRRELGSDVKIFADVLVKHARPLSAPNLTVAVQDTIERGLADAIILSGWATGSPPSLEDLELAKAAADGTPVFIGSGANWENISTLMQAVDGVITCSSLKRHGRRDQPIDPIRVSRFVEAARRSVAAKTELQSKSSVSLSS
- a CDS encoding SSU ribosomal protein S12P methylthiotransferase (IMG reference gene:2510096479~PFAM: Radical SAM superfamily; Uncharacterized protein family UPF0004~TIGRFAM: ribosomal protein S12 methylthiotransferase RimO; radical SAM methylthiotransferase, MiaB/RimO family) translates to MGNKPTIAISHLGCEKNRIDTEHMLGLLAEAGYGVDANEELADYVIVNTCSFIQAAREESVRTLVELAENNKKIVITGCMAQHFQDELLQEIPEAVALVGTGDYHKIVNVIERAEAGERVKEVSPEPVYIADETTPRYRTTTEGVAYLRIAEGCDYHCAFCIIPHLRGKQRSRRIESIVREAEQLAAEGVQEIILISQITTNYGIDIYGKPQLAKLLRALGKVDVPWIRMHYAYPTGLTPDVISAIRETPNVLPYLDLPLQHSHPEVLRAMNRPWQGQVNDRIIERLKEAIPDAVLRTTFIVGFPGETEEQFEHLLQFVQRHEFDHVGVFTFSPEEGTPAYTLPNQVSDVVMEARRDALMQVQQPISFNQNRKEIGRVVNVLIEQENPATGELIGRSARFSPDVDGLVYVSGEARLGSMVSVVIDDADVYDLYGHVATMTDLLEGQLMSVP
- a CDS encoding DNA/RNA helicase, superfamily II (IMG reference gene:2510096480~PFAM: Helicase conserved C-terminal domain; DEAD/DEAH box helicase); translation: MTLSFHSLGLSEARSRYLEEMGFTTPTPIQAQAIPHLLSGRDVVGQAQTGTGKTAAFSLPIMERIDVKSSAVQALILTPTRELALQVCQAIRSFNDDRRFRVVTIYGGQAIEPQISRLQRGAQVVVGTPGRVLDLLNRGDLKLDQVNWLVLDEADEMLNMGFIQDVEKILNQAPTERQTAFFSATMDPSIRKLVTKFLRSPVTITIEQPKAAPTRINQVAYLVPRGWTKARALLPILELEDPESAIIFVRTRKSAAELTSQLQAAGHSVDEYHGDLSQTQRERLLLRFRQRQVRWVVATDIAARGIHVDDLTHVINYDLPDSVENYVHRIGRTGRAGKEGTAISIIHSLDRRKLKDIENHIRQRLEIVSIPTRAQIEARQIDKLQASLREALAGERMASFLPIVAQLSEEYEPHAIAAAALQMAYDQTRPAWLRAAQESGEQWEDPAPQTNSFTQTNSSNSLRGNRSGAKPKPIKRSKPISVGDRQAAVTSTKPSNGEASPAKER